CGGCGGGGTGGCACCTTCATTTTGTCTCTGAAGACGGGACAAAGGGCGGCCATGTCTTGAACGTCTCAACAAAAAATTGTCTTCTCGAAATGGACACAATAAGCGAGTTTGTTATGATTGTTCCAAACAGAAAGACTTTCAACGACAAAGATTTATCCGTCAACATGCAGAAAGAAATTCAGCAGGTAGAAGGAAACTAAGAAGGAGGAATTTACCACAATGGAAAAGCATGAACTTGTCATCATCGGAGCAGGCCCGGCAGGAATGTCGGCGGCAATTTACGGAAGGCGCGCGGGTCTTGACGTTCTCGTACTTGAGAGAGCAGCAACAGGCGGACAGATTAACATCACGGACGAGATCGAGAATTACCCCGGTGTCGCACACGCAACAGGCCCGGAAATCGGCGACTTGCTGAAGAATCACGCGCTCAAATTCGGGACTGAGTTCCGCATGGTCGACAACAGCAAAGTAGAATTACGCGGCGACAAGAAAATCGTCATCACGAAAAAGGGCGGAGAAGAGAACGAAATCGAAGCCGAAGCTATCATCGTTGCAACGGGCGCGCATTTCCGCAGGCTCGGCTGTGAGGGTGAAGCGGAGCATATTGGGCAGGGCGTAAGTTTCTGCGCTGTGTGTGATGGCGCGTTCTTTGAGGATTTAGAGGTTGCCGTTGTTGGAGGAGGAAATACAGCGGTTGAAGAGGGCGGATACCTCACAAAATTTGCATCAAAAGTCTACATCATTCACCGCCGTGATGAGTTCCGTGCTGACCGTGCCGCAATCGCTCAGGCTCTCGCCAATCCCAAAATTGAACCCGTCTACAATACCGTTGTCGAGAAAATCGAGGGCGATGGAATGGTCGAAAATCTCGTGCTGAAGAACGTACGCACCGGGGAAATCTCAAACCTTCCTGTTTCGGGCGTGTTCATGTTTGTGGGACAGGAGCCGGATGTTGACTGCGTGAAAGGTCTCGTGAAGTCCGAGAAGGGCGGATGGATCATTACGAATGACCACATGGAGACATCAGTCGAGGGAATTTTCGCGGCGGGCGATGTCAGAAGCAAATACCTGCGTCAGGTAATCACGGCAGCTGCTGACGGTGCAGTCGCGGCAATGGCGGCAAGCTCATACATCAACGAGCAGCTTCATTTGCGCTCAACACTCTTAGAGCCGGAAGAGGTCAAGGCGTTCTTCTACTCAAGCATTGACGAAGCACAGGTGAAACTGTCGAACGCTGTCGAGAATTGCGCGAAAGCAAAGGGCGTGAAAGTCCCGGTGATTGACGGCTACAGGAACGCGAGAATGATCGACAAGCTCGGACTCGCTGACAAAATGCCCGCAGTCGCAGTGATAAAGAAGGGCGTTGTTGACAAAGTAACGACTCTCAAGAGCGAGGCAGAAATTGAAGGGGCATTAGCATA
This genomic window from Synergistaceae bacterium contains:
- the trxB gene encoding thioredoxin-disulfide reductase: MEKHELVIIGAGPAGMSAAIYGRRAGLDVLVLERAATGGQINITDEIENYPGVAHATGPEIGDLLKNHALKFGTEFRMVDNSKVELRGDKKIVITKKGGEENEIEAEAIIVATGAHFRRLGCEGEAEHIGQGVSFCAVCDGAFFEDLEVAVVGGGNTAVEEGGYLTKFASKVYIIHRRDEFRADRAAIAQALANPKIEPVYNTVVEKIEGDGMVENLVLKNVRTGEISNLPVSGVFMFVGQEPDVDCVKGLVKSEKGGWIITNDHMETSVEGIFAAGDVRSKYLRQVITAAADGAVAAMAASSYINEQLHLRSTLLEPEEVKAFFYSSIDEAQVKLSNAVENCAKAKGVKVPVIDGYRNARMIDKLGLADKMPAVAVIKKGVVDKVTTLKSEAEIEGALA